Proteins from one Chaetodon auriga isolate fChaAug3 chromosome 19, fChaAug3.hap1, whole genome shotgun sequence genomic window:
- the hsdl2 gene encoding hydroxysteroid dehydrogenase-like protein 2, giving the protein MLQNTGKLAGCTLFITGGSRGIGKAIALKAARDGANIIIAAKTAVPHPKLPGTIYTAAEEVEAAGGKALACIVDIRDEQQIGEAVQKAVDKFGGIDILVNNASAINLTGTLETPMKKVDLMLGINLRGTYLTSKLVIPHLLKSRSPHILNLSPPLNLNPIWFKNHTAYTMAKYGMSMCVLGMAEEFRGQIAVNALWPKTAIQTAAMDMLGGDGIGKQCRKADIMADAAYAILSQHKDYTGHFLVDEDVLRAEGIKDFDQYAVQPGHPLLPDFFLDDAPETLVQKMEEHGATPAFKPPPSASSSSSGPIESTFDAIRAVINEDVVKATQGIYQFDLSGDHGGVWFLDLKNNPGGAGQGPPPIKADVVMTMDSGDFSKMFAGELKPTMAFMSGRLKIKGDMTLAIKLEKLMNRMKKAKL; this is encoded by the exons ATGCTGCAGAACACAGG GAAGTTAGCCGGCTGCACACTCTTCATCACCGGAGGGAGTCGAGGAATTGGTAAAGCCATCGCTCTGAAAGCTGCCAGAGATGGAGCCAACATCATCATCGCCGCCAAGACTGCTGTGCCCCACCCCAAACTACCAGGAACCATCTACACCGCcgctgaggagg tggaggCAGCAGGTGGGAAAGCGTTGGCCTGCATCGTCGACATTCGAGACGAGCAGCAGATCGGAGAAGCTGTCCAGAAAGCTGTTGACAAGTTTGGAG GAATCGACATCCTGGTGAACAACGCAAGCGCCATCAATCTGACAGGAACCCTGGAGACGCCCATGAAGAAGGTGGACCTGATGCTGGGAATCAACCTGAGAGGAACTTACCTGAc GTCGAAGCTGGTCATCCCTCACCTGCTGAAGAGTCGCAGCCCTCACATCCTGAACCTGTCGCCTCCGCTCAACCTCAACCCCATCTGGTTCAAGAACCACACAG cATATACGATGGCGAAGTATGGCATGTCCATGTGCGTCCTGGGAATGGCCGAAGAGTTCAGAGGTCAAATCGCGGTCAACGCCCTCTGGCCCAAAACCG CGATCCAGACAGCGGCGATGGACATGTTGGGCGGAGACGGCATCGGGAAACAGTGTCGCAAAGCTGACATCATGGCAGACGCCGCCTACGCCATCCTGTCCCAACACAAGGACTACACAGGTCACTTCCTGGTGGACGAGGACGTCCTGAGAGCTGAGGGAATCAAAGACTTCGATCAGTACGCCGTCCAACCAG GTCACCCCCTGCTGCCAGACTTCTTCCTGGATGATGCTCCAGAGACACTGGTCCAAAAGATGGAGGAACACG GGGCAACCCCAGCCTTCAAACCACCACCATCAGCATCGTCATCGTCCAGTGGACCAATAGAAAGCACGTTTGACGCCATCAGAGCAGTCATTAACGAAGACGTCGTCAAGGCGACTCAGGGCATTTATCAGTTTGATCTATCAG GAGACCACGGGGGCGTTTGGTTTCTGGACCTGAAGAATAACCCCGGGGGGGCGGGGCAGGGCCCGCCGCCCATCAAAGCTGATGTCGTCATGACAATGGACTCCGGTGACTTCAGCAAGATGTTTGCAG GCGAGCTGAAGCCGACGATGGCGTTCATGTCGGGGAGGTTGAAGATCAAAGGAGACATGACACTCGCCATCAAGCTGGAGAAACTGATGAACCGCATGAAGAAAGCCAAACTGTGA